From a single Carassius gibelio isolate Cgi1373 ecotype wild population from Czech Republic chromosome A18, carGib1.2-hapl.c, whole genome shotgun sequence genomic region:
- the LOC127934687 gene encoding tetraspanin-3-like, giving the protein MMGQCGITSSKTVLVFLNLIFWAAAGILCYVGAYVFITYDDYDHFFEDVYTLIPAVVIMAVGALLFIIGLIGCCATIRESRCGLATFVIILMLVFVTEVVVVVLGYIYRAKVEDEVNHSIQRVYDEYNGTNTDAPSRAIDYVQRQLHCCGITNYSDWKNTRWFKESRNNSVPLSCCKPNVNNCTGSLSRPRDLYPEGCEALVVKKLKEIMMYVIWAALTFAAIQMLGMLCACVVLCRGSRDPAYELLITGGTYA; this is encoded by the exons ATGATGGGTCAGTGTGGGATTACGTCGTCTAAGACCGTTTTGGTGTTCCTGAACCTGATATTTTGG GCCGCTGCTGGCATTCTGTGCTATGTTGGAGCCTACGTGTTCATCACGTATGATGACTATGACCATTTCTTTGAGGATGTGTACACCCTGATCCCAGCTGTTGTTATTATGGCAGTCGGAGCGCTGTTGTTCATTATTGGACTCATTGGATGCTGCGCCACTATTCGAGAGAGCCGCTGCGGTCTTGCCACG TTTGTCATCATTCTCATGCTGGTATTTGTGACTGAGGTGGTTGTGGTGGTTCTCGGCTATATTTACAGAGCAAAG GTGGAAGACGAGGTCAATCATTCCATCCAGAGAGTGTATGATGAATACAACGGCACCAACACGGATGCTCCCAGCCGCGCTATTGACTATGTTCAGAGACAG CTCCATTGCTGCGGCATCACCAACTACTCAGACTGGAAGAACACGCGTTGGTTTAAGGAGTCTAGAAACAACAGTGTGCCACTGAGCTGCTGCAAACCCAACGTGAACAACTGCACCGGCTCCCTCTCCCGCCCCAGAGACCTCTATCCTGAG GGATGTGAAGCCCTGGTGGTGAAGAAACTGAAAGAGATCATGATGTACGTCATCTGGGCCGCTCTGACGTTTGCTGCAATTCAG ATGCTGGGAATGCTGTGTGCTTGTGTGGTGCTGTGTCGCGGAAGTCGAGACCCGGCCTACGAGCTCCTCATCACCGGAGGGACGTATGCATGA